A genome region from Proteus vulgaris includes the following:
- a CDS encoding DUF6402 family protein, whose protein sequence is MSILVTKTVEGGCRTILPFDELSLQDIPCLLKKMGWNTAANLMDHWFSTTPAFEMNDLLRDKYMVGKAIDIPKEHYNDSILKMAWAIRYKQVQDAIDVLLNEKLNNILSQKAIFSRLLERNKILSPLDNKKIPIGYCSNIIDIDYTSQVNWTQFGGHFDTVDELRAAIGAGNLELCIRGYYDLSGIRKAIIIDKIGFYIKDAYNFSGNFEPLGIWSHDGVLPFSQFYKYMALYTTGAWGSLYKQYKGYVPVFNRDFRRWQDENNEGGDFIVFSDVYWIDTPKNYQVIYENN, encoded by the coding sequence ATGAGTATTTTAGTGACAAAGACTGTTGAAGGTGGTTGCCGTACAATTTTACCTTTTGATGAATTATCACTCCAAGATATTCCTTGCCTACTAAAAAAAATGGGTTGGAATACAGCAGCTAACTTGATGGATCATTGGTTTTCTACCACTCCAGCCTTTGAAATGAACGATTTATTAAGAGATAAATACATGGTAGGAAAAGCAATAGATATTCCCAAAGAGCATTATAATGATTCTATTCTGAAAATGGCATGGGCAATACGCTATAAACAAGTACAAGATGCTATAGATGTCTTACTAAATGAAAAACTAAATAATATTTTATCCCAAAAAGCTATATTTTCACGGTTATTAGAACGTAACAAAATATTGTCTCCACTAGATAATAAAAAAATACCTATTGGGTATTGCTCTAATATTATTGATATTGACTATACAAGCCAAGTCAACTGGACTCAATTTGGAGGACATTTCGATACTGTTGATGAATTAAGGGCTGCCATCGGTGCAGGAAATTTAGAGCTTTGTATTCGTGGATATTATGATTTATCAGGAATTCGAAAAGCGATTATTATTGATAAAATAGGTTTTTATATTAAAGACGCTTATAATTTTTCAGGTAATTTTGAACCATTAGGTATTTGGAGTCATGATGGTGTACTGCCTTTTAGCCAATTTTATAAATATATGGCACTTTACACTACAGGAGCATGGGGTTCACTCTATAAACAATACAAAGGATACGTCCCTGTCTTTAATAGAGATTTTCGACGTTGGCAAGATGAAAATAATGAAGGTGGTGATTTTATTGTTTTCTCTGATGTTTACTGGATAGATACCCCTAAAAATTACCAGGTGATTTATGAAAATAATTAA
- a CDS encoding DUF6201 family protein has protein sequence MKIIKYPLLTLFLLWWFFLSHVTFTTNWFYSSSLKNEHYQVAYYHPAPINFFGIYFWLVNEQPVFVVLYDKEGKYIGQSSPFTIASHIHLIGGENVLPKTYEYDKKFGDYDNFYLSGGSFSDDYLISTKHKKWWSSILQYFH, from the coding sequence ATGAAAATAATTAAATATCCATTACTGACTCTTTTTTTATTATGGTGGTTTTTTTTATCTCATGTCACTTTTACAACAAACTGGTTTTATTCTTCTTCATTAAAAAATGAACATTATCAGGTAGCTTATTATCATCCAGCCCCCATCAATTTCTTTGGTATTTATTTTTGGTTAGTTAATGAACAACCTGTTTTTGTCGTTCTCTATGACAAAGAAGGTAAATATATTGGACAAAGTTCTCCATTCACTATAGCCAGCCACATTCACCTTATTGGTGGAGAAAATGTATTACCAAAAACATATGAATATGATAAGAAATTTGGGGATTATGATAATTTTTATCTAAGTGGTGGTTCTTTTAGTGATGATTATCTAATTTCAACAAAACATAAAAAATGGTGGAGCTCTATTTTGCAATATTTTCACTAA